The proteins below are encoded in one region of Ereboglobus luteus:
- the rpoC gene encoding DNA-directed RNA polymerase subunit beta' yields the protein MIQPSEHAAGAIERNEARTALGTEENPFDCVSITVAAPDTIRQWSKGEVKNPETINYRTFKPEPGGLFCQKIFGPVRDYECACGKYKRIKYKDVTCDRCGVLVTISRVRRERMGHIELAVPVSHIWFLKSMPSRLGLMLDMTARALERVIYYENYMVIDPGKTPLEAKQLLTDVEYRQALDEFGDDSFVAKMGAEAVREALVKMDLDATVVELHEQMRATRSKQIKKKLSKRLKVIQGFIHSKSRPEWMVLEVLPVIPPDLRPLVPLEGGRFATSDLNDLYRRVINRNNRLKNLMQLKTPDVIIHNEKRMLQESVDALFDNGRHGRPVTGAGNRPLKSLSDMLKGKQGRFRQNLLGKRVDYSGRSVIVIGPELKLNQCGLPKKMALVLFEPFIIRRLKELGFVHTVRGARKMIEKKSPEVWDILEEVTKGHPVLLNRAPTLHRLSIQAFEPVLIEGEAIRVHPLVCTAYNADFDGDQMAVHVPLSLEAIMECKMLMMATSNIFSPSSGKPILTPSQDIVLGAYYLTLKPRKEPAKNQRVPVLAGLQEVLFAKLEGALKVHDWVDIPNPDKGKETIFGNKDKRTIRTTVGRVIFNQVWPEGLGFVNFPVPKGKLGDLILNTYKVSGNYVTVETLDKLKELGFQTAFQAGISIGIDDMIIPEAKKDVVAASRKKLAEVEAQFSKGIITDGERKNKVIDIWTSATDQIAKAVFAKLETNEGRDEVNPVYVMMDSGARGNKQQVRQLCGTRGLMAKPSGEIIERPILSSFREGLTVLEYFISTHGARKGLADTALKTADAGYLTRKLCDVAMDVVIAEQDCGSRDGVWKKAIYEGDDEIVPLRERIIGRFSSDDVVDPADVNKVLVASGELITEEIAAAIEEAGIERVKIMSPLTSTSKSGIDAKSYGINPATNRVAKQGDSVGIIAAQSIGEPGTQLTMRTFHIGGVASGSFKQPEIRVRASGIVKYKGLRLVQTADGAAIVLNKTGSVEVVDEDGQELETHNIVVGAFLHVGDGDKIEKGAILAQWDPYNVPVLSEKGGVLVFKDMIPGVTVKRELDESSGRIATVVVEHKEDLNPQVEVRDASGKPLAAYAIPVGAQITVNEGDTIAPGALLAKTPRQASKTKDITGGLPRIAELFEARRPKEAAEMARIDGVVSFEGSLRGKRKLVVKNEETAQEEEHLIPAGKHIIVQPGDVVYKGQHLTEGAADPHEILEILGPSALYDFLISQVQEVYRLQGVTINDKHIEIIIRQMLRKVRITDPGDSEYFWGEQVDRTSFLINNKRIEDAGGKPAEAEPILLGITKASLETESFISAASFQETTRVLTDASTLGKVDMLKGFKENVIMGHLIPAGTGLPAYKRLKVTLPLGGDIPQAAPEEQPPAAPGTEAAV from the coding sequence ATGATTCAACCATCCGAACACGCCGCCGGCGCCATTGAGCGCAACGAAGCCCGCACAGCTCTCGGCACCGAGGAGAATCCCTTCGACTGCGTCTCCATCACCGTCGCCGCGCCCGACACCATCCGCCAGTGGTCCAAGGGCGAGGTCAAGAACCCCGAAACGATCAACTACCGCACCTTCAAGCCCGAGCCCGGCGGCCTCTTCTGCCAGAAGATCTTCGGCCCCGTGCGCGACTACGAGTGCGCCTGCGGAAAATACAAGCGCATCAAATACAAGGACGTCACCTGCGATCGTTGCGGCGTTCTCGTCACCATCTCCCGCGTCCGCCGCGAACGCATGGGCCACATCGAGCTCGCCGTTCCCGTCTCGCACATCTGGTTCCTCAAGTCGATGCCCTCGCGCCTCGGCCTCATGCTCGACATGACCGCCCGCGCGCTCGAGCGCGTCATCTATTACGAGAACTACATGGTCATCGATCCGGGCAAGACCCCGCTCGAAGCCAAGCAGCTCCTCACCGATGTCGAATATCGCCAGGCGCTCGACGAATTCGGAGACGACTCCTTTGTTGCCAAGATGGGCGCGGAAGCCGTCCGCGAAGCCCTCGTGAAAATGGACCTCGACGCCACCGTCGTTGAACTCCACGAGCAAATGCGCGCCACCCGCTCGAAGCAGATCAAGAAGAAGCTCTCCAAGCGCCTCAAGGTCATCCAAGGATTCATCCACTCCAAGTCGCGTCCCGAATGGATGGTGCTCGAAGTCCTCCCGGTCATTCCGCCCGACCTTCGCCCGCTCGTTCCGCTCGAAGGCGGCCGTTTCGCCACCTCCGATCTCAACGACCTTTACCGCCGCGTTATCAACCGCAACAACCGGTTGAAAAACCTCATGCAACTCAAGACGCCCGACGTTATCATTCATAACGAAAAGCGCATGTTGCAGGAATCCGTTGACGCGCTCTTCGACAACGGCCGCCATGGCCGCCCCGTCACCGGCGCCGGCAACCGCCCGCTCAAGTCGCTCTCCGACATGCTCAAGGGCAAGCAGGGTCGCTTCCGTCAAAATCTTCTCGGCAAGCGCGTCGACTACTCCGGCCGTTCCGTCATCGTCATCGGCCCCGAGCTCAAGCTCAACCAGTGCGGCCTTCCGAAGAAGATGGCGCTCGTGCTCTTCGAGCCCTTCATCATCCGCCGTTTGAAAGAACTCGGCTTCGTGCACACCGTCCGCGGCGCGCGCAAGATGATCGAGAAAAAATCACCCGAAGTTTGGGACATTTTGGAAGAGGTCACCAAGGGGCACCCCGTGCTCCTCAACCGCGCCCCGACACTTCACCGTTTGTCGATTCAGGCGTTCGAACCCGTGCTTATTGAAGGCGAGGCCATTCGTGTGCATCCCCTTGTCTGCACGGCATATAACGCAGATTTCGACGGCGATCAAATGGCTGTGCACGTCCCGCTTTCACTCGAGGCGATCATGGAGTGCAAGATGCTCATGATGGCGACGAGCAACATCTTTTCGCCCTCGTCCGGCAAGCCCATTCTCACGCCTTCGCAGGATATTGTTCTCGGCGCCTACTACCTCACGCTCAAGCCGCGCAAGGAACCCGCCAAGAACCAGCGCGTGCCCGTTCTCGCCGGCCTGCAGGAAGTCCTCTTCGCCAAGCTCGAAGGCGCCCTCAAGGTTCACGACTGGGTCGATATTCCCAATCCCGACAAGGGCAAGGAAACCATTTTCGGCAACAAGGACAAGCGCACCATCCGCACCACCGTCGGCCGCGTGATCTTCAACCAAGTCTGGCCCGAAGGCCTCGGCTTCGTGAACTTCCCCGTGCCGAAGGGCAAGCTCGGCGACCTTATTCTCAACACCTACAAAGTGTCGGGCAACTACGTCACCGTCGAAACCCTCGACAAGCTCAAGGAGCTCGGCTTCCAGACCGCGTTCCAGGCCGGCATCTCGATCGGTATCGACGACATGATCATCCCCGAGGCCAAGAAGGACGTCGTCGCCGCCTCGCGCAAAAAACTCGCCGAGGTCGAGGCCCAGTTCAGCAAGGGCATCATCACCGACGGCGAGCGCAAAAACAAGGTCATCGACATTTGGACCAGCGCCACCGACCAGATCGCCAAGGCCGTGTTCGCCAAGCTCGAAACCAACGAGGGTCGCGACGAGGTGAATCCGGTTTACGTCATGATGGATTCCGGCGCCCGCGGTAACAAGCAGCAGGTTCGCCAGCTCTGCGGAACCCGCGGACTCATGGCCAAGCCCTCCGGTGAAATTATCGAGCGCCCGATTCTCTCGTCCTTCCGCGAAGGCCTCACCGTTCTCGAATACTTCATCTCCACCCACGGCGCGCGCAAGGGTCTCGCCGACACCGCGCTCAAGACCGCCGACGCCGGCTACCTGACCCGCAAGCTCTGCGACGTTGCGATGGACGTTGTCATCGCCGAGCAGGATTGCGGTTCCCGCGACGGTGTTTGGAAAAAAGCCATCTACGAAGGCGACGACGAAATCGTCCCCCTCCGCGAGCGCATCATCGGCCGCTTCTCGTCCGACGACGTTGTCGATCCCGCCGACGTCAACAAGGTTCTCGTCGCCTCCGGCGAGCTCATCACTGAGGAAATCGCCGCCGCCATCGAGGAGGCCGGCATCGAGCGTGTCAAAATCATGTCGCCGCTCACCTCCACGAGCAAGAGCGGCATCGACGCCAAGAGCTACGGCATCAATCCGGCCACCAACCGCGTCGCCAAGCAGGGCGATTCCGTCGGCATCATCGCCGCGCAATCCATCGGCGAGCCCGGCACGCAGCTCACCATGCGCACCTTCCATATCGGCGGTGTCGCGTCCGGCTCCTTCAAGCAGCCCGAAATCCGCGTTCGCGCCTCCGGTATTGTCAAATACAAGGGCCTCCGCCTCGTGCAAACCGCCGACGGCGCCGCCATCGTGCTCAACAAAACCGGCAGCGTTGAGGTTGTCGACGAAGACGGCCAGGAACTCGAAACCCACAACATCGTTGTCGGCGCGTTCCTCCACGTCGGCGACGGCGACAAGATCGAGAAAGGCGCCATCCTCGCGCAGTGGGATCCGTATAACGTCCCCGTTCTCTCGGAAAAGGGCGGCGTGCTTGTCTTCAAGGACATGATCCCCGGCGTCACCGTGAAGCGCGAACTCGACGAATCCTCCGGCCGCATCGCGACCGTGGTCGTCGAGCACAAGGAAGACCTCAACCCGCAAGTTGAAGTCCGCGACGCCTCCGGCAAACCGCTCGCGGCCTACGCCATTCCCGTCGGCGCGCAGATCACCGTTAACGAAGGCGACACCATCGCCCCCGGCGCCCTCCTCGCGAAGACGCCCCGCCAGGCCTCCAAGACCAAGGACATCACCGGTGGTCTCCCCCGCATCGCCGAGCTCTTCGAAGCCCGCCGCCCGAAGGAAGCCGCCGAAATGGCGCGCATCGATGGCGTCGTTTCCTTCGAGGGTTCGCTCCGCGGCAAGCGCAAGCTCGTCGTCAAGAACGAGGAAACCGCGCAGGAAGAGGAACACCTCATCCCCGCCGGCAAACACATCATCGTGCAACCCGGCGACGTGGTTTACAAAGGCCAGCACCTCACCGAAGGCGCCGCCGATCCGCACGAAATCCTCGAAATCCTCGGGCCCAGCGCGCTCTACGATTTCCTCATCTCGCAAGTGCAGGAAGTTTACCGCCTCCAAGGTGTGACGATTAACGACAAGCACATCGAAATCATCATCCGCCAAATGCTCCGCAAAGTCCGCATCACCGATCCGGGCGACAGCGAGTATTTCTGGGGCGAGCAGGTGGATCGCACGAGCTTCCTCATCAACAACAAGCGCATCGAGGACGCCGGTGGAAAACCCGCCGAGGCCGAGCCGATCCTGTTGGGCATCACGAAAGCATCGCTCGAGACGGAGTCCTTTATCAGTGCCGCCTCCTTCCAGGAAACGACGCGCGTCCTCACCGACGCCTCGACCCTCGGCAAGGTGGACATGCTGAAAGGCTTCAAGGAAAACGTGATCATGGGGCATCTCATCCCCGCCGGCACGGGCCTTCCCGCCTACAAGCGCCTCAAGGTCACATTGCCCTTGGGCGGCGACATCCCGCAAGCCGCCCCCGAGGAGCAGCCCCCCGCCGCTCCCGGCACCGAGGCTGCTGTGTAA